One stretch of Desulfovibrio inopinatus DSM 10711 DNA includes these proteins:
- a CDS encoding anthranilate synthase component I family protein produces MSDIVLRQSVAWMPADVQTPISLYLGLVGDNPGILLESAEVDGRLGRFSLIAWDFKMRIRCEKGKLDLSVTDSRLKPLTEHHGEDFLPGLRNVMSRLNIEQMTDGDELPAITRSLCGFFGYGMAGLFERKLASVLPPEKAQCTLVLPGSMVLFDHLYHRCCYISLDGGKMPAIDHSRIYARMERPVLGAIKSSPEQAEYEDMVSKTKEMIRQGECIQTVISTRFSAPFSGDPLVIYRRLRQVNPSPYMFYMRFPRITLLGSSPELLVRCNAGELTTAPIAGTRVRGANEAEDAALAQDLLNDPKERAEHVMLVDLGRNDLGRIAKPGSVVLDRFMQIEKFSHVMHITSYVKALLQDDLDALDVIASAFPAGTVSGAPKVRAMEIIGELESIDRGPYAGAIGWIGLDKDRVNLDTGITIRSLWIRDGMLSWQAGAGIVFDSVPEKEWAECNNKARVLAQVLAAKEGGDVFTY; encoded by the coding sequence ATGAGCGATATCGTATTGCGTCAAAGCGTCGCCTGGATGCCGGCCGACGTGCAAACGCCCATTAGTCTGTATCTTGGGCTGGTTGGTGATAATCCTGGCATTCTTTTAGAGAGCGCAGAAGTCGATGGGCGACTTGGTCGTTTTTCTCTTATTGCCTGGGATTTCAAAATGCGCATCCGGTGCGAGAAGGGAAAGCTCGACCTCAGCGTCACCGATTCCCGATTGAAACCGTTGACTGAGCATCATGGCGAGGACTTTCTTCCCGGCCTTCGAAATGTCATGTCCCGGCTCAACATTGAACAAATGACCGATGGAGACGAACTGCCTGCCATAACGCGAAGCCTGTGCGGGTTCTTCGGCTATGGCATGGCGGGACTGTTCGAACGCAAGCTCGCGTCTGTTCTGCCTCCGGAAAAGGCGCAGTGTACGCTTGTTTTGCCCGGCTCCATGGTTCTGTTTGATCATCTCTATCATCGCTGTTGTTATATCAGCCTTGATGGAGGCAAAATGCCGGCGATTGATCACAGCCGCATTTATGCTCGTATGGAGCGGCCTGTTCTCGGTGCCATCAAGTCTTCACCGGAACAAGCGGAATATGAGGACATGGTGTCCAAAACCAAAGAAATGATTCGGCAAGGCGAGTGCATCCAGACCGTCATATCTACACGGTTTTCCGCTCCGTTTTCCGGCGATCCTTTGGTCATCTACCGTCGCCTGCGCCAGGTTAATCCATCGCCGTATATGTTTTACATGCGCTTCCCGCGTATAACTTTGCTCGGTTCATCCCCAGAACTGCTTGTCCGATGCAACGCCGGTGAATTGACGACTGCTCCGATTGCCGGCACGCGAGTTCGTGGCGCAAACGAAGCCGAAGATGCCGCATTAGCGCAAGATCTTCTCAATGATCCGAAGGAACGTGCTGAACACGTCATGTTGGTCGATCTGGGCCGGAACGATCTGGGCCGCATAGCAAAGCCCGGATCTGTCGTTCTGGACAGGTTCATGCAAATCGAAAAATTCTCGCATGTTATGCACATCACGTCCTATGTCAAAGCCTTATTGCAAGATGATTTGGACGCCCTGGATGTCATAGCTTCGGCGTTTCCCGCTGGCACAGTGAGCGGTGCCCCCAAGGTTCGCGCTATGGAAATTATCGGTGAACTCGAATCGATTGATCGTGGTCCCTATGCCGGCGCCATCGGTTGGATCGGGCTCGACAAGGATCGGGTCAATCTCGATACCGGTATAACCATTCGCAGTCTGTGGATTCGTGACGGTATGCTGTCTTGGCAAGCCGGTGCCGGAATTGTCTTCGATTCCGTGCCGGAAAAAGAATGGGCCGAATGCAACAACAAGGCTCGCGTATTGGCTCAGGTTCTGGCAGCCAAGGAGGGGGGCGATGTTTTTACTTATTGA